A genomic segment from Pseudoalteromonas nigrifaciens encodes:
- a CDS encoding DNA replication terminus site-binding protein: MVTKVQIRSQFDLMSELTLRLIEELNLCEYTKAEYYQLPDISTVDEDKVAESIKVTKISGELAHKAILNSFTDIYKKQGLSSRVLKRHPGLLVIKNADKQALINRIAQVNKAKAAFKECILAIDNNDARFEAVHNAVPNLITLAAYRKIHSEHESPFSVRFTWMHKHATKTLTKKMALEMLQKSASYRNPRMIDQQKWQALVAQEQLRVASLGEKEKLRIRRPTRVSPQVNVRYTAQNRYHVSAALPFILINPEPDVKLGVLPNYEKPLSHPRKRDYDFLVDRLYLEQVEK, encoded by the coding sequence ATGGTAACTAAAGTACAAATAAGAAGTCAGTTTGATTTAATGAGCGAACTAACATTAAGGCTAATAGAAGAGCTTAATCTATGTGAATATACAAAAGCCGAATATTATCAACTTCCTGATATAAGCACTGTTGATGAAGATAAAGTGGCCGAATCGATTAAAGTTACTAAAATATCAGGCGAACTAGCACATAAAGCTATATTAAATTCCTTTACTGACATTTATAAAAAACAAGGGCTAAGTAGCCGAGTTTTAAAGCGTCATCCTGGCCTATTAGTTATAAAAAATGCTGACAAACAAGCACTAATTAATCGAATTGCTCAAGTAAATAAGGCAAAAGCAGCGTTTAAAGAGTGTATTTTAGCTATTGATAACAACGATGCTCGTTTTGAAGCGGTGCATAATGCAGTACCCAACTTAATTACTTTGGCTGCTTATCGAAAAATTCATAGTGAACATGAATCGCCTTTTTCAGTACGATTTACCTGGATGCACAAACATGCAACTAAAACACTGACCAAAAAAATGGCCCTCGAAATGTTACAAAAGTCAGCTAGTTATAGAAACCCCAGAATGATCGACCAGCAAAAATGGCAGGCGCTAGTAGCACAAGAGCAATTACGGGTAGCAAGTTTAGGTGAAAAAGAAAAACTTAGAATTAGGCGCCCTACTCGAGTTAGCCCTCAGGTAAATGTGCGTTATACCGCGCAAAACCGTTATCACGTCAGTGCGGCGCTACCTTTTATTTTAATAAACCCAGAACCAGACGTAAAACTTGGGGTATTACCAAATTACGAAAAACCATTAAGTCATCCACGAAAACGTGACTATGATTTTTTAGTAGATCGACTTTATTTAGAACAAGTAGAAAAGTGA